TTCCCTTCGGTTGAACCTGAGGACGGCCAGTATCAGACAGACGACCAGATACCCTACCATGACAGCTACGCTTACCCAGACGTCAGGATAGAACTCGTGGATCGTCATCGTCTGGCCACTCATGGTCACCTCAAAGGAGCCATCCTGCGGATATGGGACGTTCCCGATGTAAGAGATCGTATCTCCCGCGAAGGTGATGAAGAACCACGGCTTCACGCCGACGAAGGAGAGGATTTGCCCTATCATCGGCAGGATGAGGAAAAAGAGGAAGAACGTCAGTACGGTGGAGCCCATAGTGCCCTTCATCACCGAACTTATGAGATATGCGACCCCCATCGCAGACGAGAGATAGAGAAGAGCCAGGAGGAACGAGTATGCGAACTCCACATCGATTGCTTTGTAGATTCCACCTACAAAGAGGGCGATGAGACCGTAGTAGATGCATATCACCAAGATCGAGGCAATCATGCTCGCGCTGAACTTGCCCAGAGCGATTGTCGACCTCTTGACCGGGTTGGGGAATATCACGAATCCGGTCTTATGCTGGAATTCCGACACGAGAGCATCACTTCCGAAGAAGGTCGCGCACAACAGGATGAGGATCCACGTGAAACTGAGGTATATCTGGGAGTACATCCCGAACTCGGGCGGGTAGTCGACACCGTACGCGGGAGGGACGAGAAGGATCAAGAAGAATATCAAGAACACGATAGCGAGCATCGCCCAGAGCCTCCTCCTCCTGATATACCTGAAGATCTCATACCTCACGACGGTGACGAGCTGCTCGAAGTCCGTTGGAGCCATGGTCTTCTGGTCCACGCTATGACCCTCCCTCTATCATGCTCATGTAGAGGTCTTCGAGCTCCATTCCTGAGGACTTGAACGAAATAACTCCAACCCCTTCGCCCACCAGCTTCGCCAGTATCTCCGCCCTCTCCTCGTTGCTTCCGTCGAATCGCAGAAGAACGACCTTTGGCTGGACGGCCTCGGCCTCGACAACGCCTTCGGACGCTCTCAATGTGTCAAGGTGGCTTTCCGTGAGGTCCTCGACAGTCTGCAGCTCAATCTTCTTCGGGCCCATGAGCTTGCCTATGTTCTCGACTTCGTCGAAGTAGATGAGCCTCCCCTTGTCCACCATGGCGACCCAGTCGCAGACCTCTTGTGCCTCGTACAGAAGATGAGAACTCATGAAGATCGTTCGCTTCTCCTTCTTGAGGTCCTTGATTATTTCTCGGACCTCGATCATTCCGCGCGGGTCGAGCCCGCTCGTCGGCTCGTCCAGTATCAGGACGGTGGGCTCGTGAAGTAAAGCCTGGGCGATTCCGAGCCTCTGCTTCATGCCCTTGGAGAACTTCCCTATCCTCGTCGTCGTCCACTCTTCCATGTGGACCTGTTCCAGGACGCGTTTCGAACGATCTCTGATGTACTCCTCACCCATGCCACGCAGTTTTCCGAGGTAGTCCAGCGTCTCGATCGGTGTGAGATATGGATAGAACTCCGGTGTCTCGACAACGGAACCGACGTTCATGAGTGCGGACTTCGGGCTCTCTCGGATGTCAATCCCCTCCAAGTAAGCCTCCCCGGCGGTTGATCTTATCAGGCTCGTGAGTATCTTTATCGTGGTCGTCTTCCCCGCGCCATTGGGACCTATGAAGCCCACGCACACATCTGGCCCTATCGTCAAGGTCAGCTTCTCCAAGGCGGGGAACCCGTTGTACATTTTCGTCAAGCCGACGGTCTTGATGACCTCTCGCATTGACCACACAAAAGCAGGGACAGTATTTTAAGCTTGATTGCGCGGTCCTCTCGAAAACGTTAAGTCTCGCGGAGGTCTTCCAGCAAAGGGAGATACGATGGAGGACGACATAAGATTCCATGAGTACAAGAAGTGGGACTTCTCCAATTCCTTGGTCCTGACGAGTTTCCCCACGATCGGGCTCGTCAGCACGATAGCCGGGAGTTTTCTCGTGAAGACGCTCAAGATGGAGCTCGTGGGCGCGATTATCTCCAGCAGGCTACCGCCCGTTGCGATAATACACGAGGGGAAGGTGTCCCCCGCCTTCAGGATGTACTCCACCTCGCAGAAGTGCGGGCCGGACAATGAGTGCGACCAGCTGACGGTGCTGCTCTCGGAGTTCATGCCCAGGGCCGATGCCATCGAGCCTCTCGCGGTCAAGGTCCTGAACTGGGCGGTGGAGA
The sequence above is a segment of the Candidatus Thermoplasmatota archaeon genome. Coding sequences within it:
- a CDS encoding ABC transporter permease; this translates as MDQKTMAPTDFEQLVTVVRYEIFRYIRRRRLWAMLAIVFLIFFLILLVPPAYGVDYPPEFGMYSQIYLSFTWILILLCATFFGSDALVSEFQHKTGFVIFPNPVKRSTIALGKFSASMIASILVICIYYGLIALFVGGIYKAIDVEFAYSFLLALLYLSSAMGVAYLISSVMKGTMGSTVLTFFLFFLILPMIGQILSFVGVKPWFFITFAGDTISYIGNVPYPQDGSFEVTMSGQTMTIHEFYPDVWVSVAVMVGYLVVCLILAVLRFNRRE
- a CDS encoding ABC transporter ATP-binding protein; amino-acid sequence: MREVIKTVGLTKMYNGFPALEKLTLTIGPDVCVGFIGPNGAGKTTTIKILTSLIRSTAGEAYLEGIDIRESPKSALMNVGSVVETPEFYPYLTPIETLDYLGKLRGMGEEYIRDRSKRVLEQVHMEEWTTTRIGKFSKGMKQRLGIAQALLHEPTVLILDEPTSGLDPRGMIEVREIIKDLKKEKRTIFMSSHLLYEAQEVCDWVAMVDKGRLIYFDEVENIGKLMGPKKIELQTVEDLTESHLDTLRASEGVVEAEAVQPKVVLLRFDGSNEERAEILAKLVGEGVGVISFKSSGMELEDLYMSMIEGGS